TCCTAATGTCAAAGTGTATAGCTTTGACGATTTGAGGACTGCTACCAAGAATTTCAGGGGTGATATGAAGTTGGGGGTGGGTGGTTTTGGGACAGTTTATAAGGGATTTGTGGATCAGCATACACTCCTCCCGTCGCGACAAGGGACGGGGATGAGCGTTGCCATCAAGAAGCTCAACCAGGAAAGCACTCAAGGCTTTGATGAATGGCAGGTAATGCAACTCAACTCCTCTTGTACATGGTTGCTCTCATTAATCACATGATATAGGTATATTATAGTATGATTATCAAGAAAGGAATAATATTGACAAACTAGGCTTTGGctttttatgtgatttgtaCATTTGATGATTCTGATCATGAGATATTCATGTGTTGATTTGAAAATGCAGGCAGAAGTGGACTTTTAGGCAGGCTTTCACATCCTAACTTGGTGAAGCTCTTGGGATACTGTTTGAAGATCCAGAGCTATTACTCGTTTACGAAGTTTATGGAGAAGGGGAGCCTCGAGAACCATCTTTTCAGAAGTAAGAATACAGTTTGAAACTAAGAAAGTGAGGAAAGACTCTTCCATTTCAATATCTAGCTTTTATCTGGAATTGCAGGAAATGCTGCAAATGAGCCTTTATCTTGGAACATACGCTCAGAATAGCCATCGGAGCAGCAAGAGGCCTAGCCTTCTTGCACTCCTCTGAAAAGCAAGTCATCTACAGAGACTTCAAGGCGTCCAACATTCTGCTCGATGGCGTATGTTTCTCTGCGATTGTGCTTCAACTAGCCTGATTTTATTGCTAAGTTAAAAGTCTATGCTTGTTTAGAATGATAGAGCTTGCTCATAACACTTGATTTCTTATGCATGTGGTGATGATTTGTGTTGGCATTTGTAGAGTTACAACCCAAAAATATCTGATTTCGGACTAGCAAAACTAGGGCCTGCAGGCGAGAATTCTCATGTAACGACTAATCATGGGCACACACGGCTATGCTGCACCCGAGTACATTGCAACAGGTGAGTTGGCGTTTCATTTAGTTTGATTATTATCATCACAATGTCAATGTGATATATGCATACATGACATTTACCACCAACAGGGCATCTGTATGTAAAGAGTGATGTGTATGGCTTTGGCGTTGTGCTGCTCGAGATGATGACTGGGCTGAGGGCGCACGACACTAGACGGCCTACTGGGAAGCAGAGCCTGGTTGAGTGGTTGAAACCGGACCTCTCCCATCGCCGGAGGCTCAAGGCACTAATGGATAGTCAGATGGAAGGGCAGTACTCGTCCAAGGCCTCGTTGAGGCTGCAAAGCTCACACTTAGATGCTTGGAACCGGAGCCCAGGAAGCGACCCTCAATGGAGGAGGTTGTGGTGGAGTTAGAACGTATTGCAGCCATGAGTACTTCTCATCGACCACCGAGGACTCATCATGCCGGCACCGGGGGAAGATGACCGATTGTGGGATGATTGTTTAATAATCTTCATGTTTGCGCCATTTTGACTGTATCATATATAGTGTATTGAATttgtttgttaattttgtttgtaaGCTTGTTAACACAACACATCAAAATTGAGATTTAAGGAAATGGATAAATATTCAGAATACagggaaaattaattatggaaaAAATATGGTCCCCTCATGATCTACAACTGCAAACGAAAACTTACTATAATATCATACTGATTGCACTCTGATATATCACTCCTAGGgtggtcgatacgatatatcgtatcgaaaacgtcAGACGTGTATCGTacaaaatatcgatatgaaagaatttcatatcgttatcgtatcgaaaattttgatatatcgaatttcgatatatgaactttcgatataaaaatttaatatcgttatcgtatcgatatttcgatatatcgtacgaaattcgatatatcgttaaatatcgatatatcaaaaaattcgatatatatcgtattttcaatataaaatgatatatcgcgatataaggatattcatatcgttatcgtatcgaaaacttacaaACGATATCATATCGTATCgaaattacgatatatcgaaaattcgataatttttcgatatttttcaatacgatacgagcgatatatcattttttcgatttttcccCACCTCTAATCACTCCCTCTCGTCCCAAAGTAAATACTATACCCTTCGTTCTCAAAGAATGTGTACTTTGGGTTCGATATagaatttaatgtaaaattggtaaagtaagaaaaagagagaaaaattaattaaagtattgtaaGTGAAGAATgggtctcacctcattaggaGTAAAACACTTTCCataattagaaagtgcatattcttgtgggacgactAAAAGGAAATAGTGATATTCTTGTGACTAGGGAGTAtcacactttcatttttagtttatatgctccctccgtcccaataaatatgaaacgtttgtttttcggcacatgattttatgtagtgttgtttgtgagttaaatgagagagaataaagtaagagagagggaaaagtagagataaagttatttctattttaagaaacatttcatttttaatgggaaaccaaaggaaaatgtttcatttctagtgggacGTAATGAGTATTTTCCATTTCTCTCTCAcgtcaatatataaaaatatactccctccgttccttcatattgagtcatttttccatttttgaaagtcctcatagttgagtcatttccatttatagtaattttttcctctcttactttcctctcttactttattatctctactttattcactttttactttattctctctacctttttctctttcttacttttttatctatttatttaacacactcaacattcatttcttaaattccGTGCCAAAAGTTCCgccaactatgagggaacggaggagtattttctctctaattaacacaaaacaatactccctccgttcataattatatgtttCATATCTCGACcgtcacaaattttaagaaattgttttactttataaagtaAAGTGTGTAGAAAAGGAGTAAAGGCCAACGTGTCCTAAACATGTACGCTTTATCAATTTGGCcataaacattatctttttgattattgGGTCCCTTACAAATAAACTCGATCGAATCGGTCCTAAACGATAAGTACTGCTAAAACAAACGGTCAATGGCATTTAAGGAtgttttgaccaaaattaaccattttaattatatcataaaaataaaaaaatactttctccgtccggctaagatgacacattccttagccgcacgagattttaggagttattggttaatgcattaaattggagagaaaaaggtaggtggaagtattaaaatagagagagaaagaagattaatattttaataggggtggaaaaagtggttgagtgtattaattggagagagaaagtttccaaaaaggaaatgtgtcatcttagttgagacgaactaaaaagaaaacgtaCCATATTAAGTGGAACAGAAGAAGTAATTGTTTAGAAGGCATGAATTTTTTGAGTTCATAATAGGCTAAATGCTGGTTGCCCccaatttcaataatttgaattttgcaaTGCGTTACTTGACGCATAAATTCCATCCAGAGGAAACAATTCCTCGCCGGAATTCCTCAAACTGCAGCAAATCCACTCTCTCCTCATCTTCTCCGGCTTCTCCGACCACTCTTCACTCGTCACACCACTCCTCCTTCAATGCATATCCCTCCCTTCCTTACCCCGCGCCTACGCCCTCTCCATCCTCAACCGCATTCGCCGCCCCGATGTCCACACCTACAACGCCCTCATCGGAGACTTCACCTCCGACCCAAACACCACAATTCTCATCTACGCCAAGATGCACCGTGAGGGCGTCTCCCCGACAAAGCACACCTTCCCTCTCCTCCTCAAGTCCAATCGCTTCTCGATCTTCGCGCACTCGATAAAGGGAAACCGAGAAGCAATGTCAAATCGTGAGAATCAATAAACTTGCTTCACTCCGATTTTGGTACGATTTGGAGTGAAGCAAGTTTATTGCAATTGCAAAACTCGTACGAAATCGCCGCGACTGCGACCACCGCTACTCGCCGGACCGTCGCTCTGTACAAGAACGCTCCATCGAACCGCAGCCTGCGCCGGACCCTCCGTTTGTCGCCAAGAGAGGAGAATGAAGAAAGGAGACTCGAAGAAAgtgtttttaatattattttttatttttccgatataactaaaaatactacctccgtctaGACGTGGCCACGGCtcaaaaccgccggttccggttggGCGATTGGTGGAACTCGAACGCCGATACGGTTATCCGGTTCCGTTCCGGTCTTATAACCGCGGGATTTCACGTTCgtggccggttccggttctgtTCCggctcaatttatttattttttttaaaaattttatagttataacttttaaattctaTAGTAGAATCCAAAGATAATTGATAACGATAAATGATAACGATaaagaattgcaattttattgatttgaaactttgaacgtaaatttctacaatacaattacaagttacaacttacaacttacaagttacaaaatacaacaatacaattatacacttgaatttaaaatttaaatacaaaattacaatttacaaaaaacatattaaaagtaaagttgaaacaattagaaaaaaaaaaatgggataaTCTTTCTCGTGTGTTCCCCACCACTCTAGGACGCCGATTTGGGCGGGTGTAGGACCCGCATCACTAAAAGTATGGTGGCGtgcttccaaataaaaatctaactcGCTACCGATCCCATCGAGGTGTGCCTGAGCTTGAGCCCGTGCCGTAGCCTTATAAGTCGGCTAATTGTGATTGAGCATCGGGTCATCATAAGCAAAACCAAAACCGGTTCTCCGACACGAACCGGCGCTTAACCGTCCTTTTTCGGACCTACGCCGCAACCCTACGAACCTACGGCGAACGGCTACATATTCCCCGCTTAACCGGCGGTTCGAACCGTCTGGTTCCGCGTTGCTTATTTTTGAACGATCCAGCTcagaatcagaatcagaatcgGATTTCGAACCGAACCGCGTCCGATTCTCGCTTCAACCGTGTGGAAACCGCGGTCCGGTTTTGGCCACCtctacctccgtccccaaaatttgctacactttgactccgatcgggttttaagaaatgtaatggaaagtgagttaaaaagttggtgggatgtgggtcctacttttaaagtattagttttataataaaatgtgagtaggaatgaattagtggaatatgagtagacactaccaaaaatggtaaaagtaagtgtatcaaattttcggACTGaaccgaaatggtaatatgtatcaaattttctgggacagaggtagtattaattaaaatggttaattttggtcaaaactCGCTTAAATGTCATTGAAGCTTGTTCTCAAATTTAAGACCGATTTTAGTCCGAGTTCATTTCAGTGAGggacaaaataattaaaaagatcaGTGATGaacaaattgataaaacggccatatgtttaggatcacatttggcctttactcatGAAAAGTTAATTGAGACGTggatcttacttttatatattaatatataataaaatataagtagaattaattagtagaatataAGGTCTCCTAAAATATGGTATCATCATTTAAATAAGAGACAATCGACTCAAATtgactaaatttttattaaattcttaTGTTCAcaccaatataaaaatagtggTATAATTATTAATGGTCGAGCCGGACAAATTGGGCAAAGAAGGGCGACCCAAGGCGGCAGTTCGAGTGGGAGTCCTGGACACtaaatgaaatattcaaagaataGAATATTGGGATTAGCAATATATCAGAAAGAATTGTGAGGAATAATCCTTAAATAAGGTTGAAATCATCCACATGTAGAAATTAcattgaatatataaaatctaacagaaaaacaacttcatcttctccagtTTCATCTTTTATGCAATCCCATCGAATGCCTCTCTCTCATAACTCAAATCTCTATAGTTAGATCGGCTATGGCTAAGTAGTTGATTAGAGCAACTATGGCCTCTGTGGTTGTGGAATGATTCAACTGAGTATGTCAAAATTTCGCATTTGTGTTTCAATCTTGGATAATCAAATTGAATTATGAGAAGCAAGTGTGTATATGTTCATATCAAAACAAGCATCACTCATCATCAGATAGCATGATCATAAATTGCTAATGCTGTATGTACAATGGAAGGATGAATATATTGGTTTGGTTATTTTCAACCTAACCTCGAATATGTTGAAGGCACTCGACTGCAAGTTGAAGGTTGCCTGCAGCGACAATCAGTGCTAGGATGTTTTGTAGGGTATCGGAGAAGCCCATTTCCTGTAAGCGGGCGAGTTGAGTACCATATTGGTGTTGGTATTCACAACCTGGTCGTCGAGGAAAAGTTGGAAGCATGCCAGCACATATTGCGAGGTTACCAAACAGATATATTAGCCTCTGCAATGTCACACCAGCACTTATTTGATCCCTACCTGCTATTTCATCTCTGCacttaaaaatttcaacactCAGTGAGCTAGGTGGACACATTTCTGAATGAATTCAACAACAAGAAGACTTACATGAACGCCTCAGTATTTAGAACATTGTGATAAATCAAGAGTGCCTGAAATGGGATAAAACTACTTTAAAACAAGAGTTTAAACAGCTTTTAATATGTACAAAGAGGGTCTAACATCTTACATTCACAACCGGACGGGTAGCTAACTGCTGAGAAAACTCAGAATTTAGCATCACATTTCTAATCCGAGGGTTGGAAGCAAGCACGCTCCTGAGCCTTGGGGTGAAGCCAAAGAACTAAGATCCATATAGGAGACAAATGAGTTTGATATGTTATcaaaagtaaagagagagagagctagCTAACCTGAATCAGAAATCGAGGATTACGTAACATGTGTTGGATCGCTTCATCAACCATGGGGCTTTCCGGAAACCCACTAGAATTTGTAATAGCTAGTATAGACACTGGCAACCCCTCCAGATCAAGTACACCAGCCGTTCTTCCAACTgcaaattgcatttaaaaacaTCACAATTACAAATTTGAGAATATCTAGAAAACCATGAGATAGAGATGCAACCTGCTTGAGGTGTTGCGCTTGCAGTTTGAGGAATCACACCAGCATGAGTTGCAAGATCAAGAAACATGTCTATCAGCTTCTCCAATGTCCCCACAGAAGTTACTTCACCCTCACCTGTTATTTTAGTATGCAATTGGTTACTTCAATAGGAAGATGCACAGGCCATACAACTCTTTTCTAACTGTTAAGTTTTAGCTAATTGTTCATTTGCAAggcaaaattagaaaaatgaagttgaacattgataaagaaaatagCTCTTGTAAGAAAAATGCAACAATCGTGTTTGTATGTAGTACAAGTATCAAAGGGACGACCAGAAAATAAATGTACCTGTCCATCCATCGGatctttttctatcttctCTGCAACACACAGCCTATGAAGTGAATTAACCAAGCCACAAATTTCAACAGGCATTATGGAAATTGTGATATTCTGATGTGGCAGTGTATGTTGAAGTAAAGAACCAacttttgatataatttttcgTAGAAATGAACCAAGGAGCAAAACAGAAGACTTACGCGCACGCCTGATCAAATAAAGATTTTTGGCAAACCAGGATTGCCTGAAAGGAGATAAGAGTACAAGTAGTCAATGTGATAAACAGAGGGTTAATGTTTCAAAACTGACTTTTAAAAGAACAAATCACAAATGACTTTGAACACATTGCCAAGTCTGATATTATTGGCTTCGTCCATTGCCTCACGGATCATCCCATGCATGATATTAAAGTCTAGTGCTGCGTCCAATATCGTACGGAGGGTTGTAGGATCATTAAGTATGAACGCCACCTCTGGGTTATGAGCCAAAATATCACTCAAATCCTGCGTACGCATGAGCATGTTGCAAACACTCTGCGGATCATTGAATAAATCCCGAATAACGGGTATGTAGAACATATATCTAACCAGTATAGCATCATCAACAATCTTTCGCAACCCTTCACGCAATATATCAAGTCCGCTATCTAGAATGGGATCCTCAGGTGCAGAACCTCGAACCACATAAACAGTTTGATTATCTTCTAGAcctatcaataaaattgttcTGGTTATATCAAATGAATAACCACAAACAACATTCAAGAAGACCACAAATTCACCATATTTAATGGGCATCTTCCTAAAATGAAGGAACTACTAGAAATTCTTCCTAATGTCCATTACCAATATAGTAATTTCTTGACGATAACTAAcatcataattttaagaaatccGAAGAAATCAATTAGAGAAGGCGTACCATAACAGCTTAGGGTTTGATTGTCCTTCATTTCGCGGCCTTTGTGGATGAGACGCTTAGCTGAAACACCACATTCCCGAGAAACGATTGACTTGAAATCCCGAACACTCGTATTCAACTTCGCACGGATAAAGATTTTGGACTCCCCGGCGCCACGGATTTTTACCGTGACCTCATCATCTCTGTCGCGGTGGCTGTAACTGCAACTGGCCATTCCAGTATGATCGGAAAATGAAAGATCGGGCAAGAAATCCAGAGGCCTAACCTCTCTATGAATTCAAACTAAATTTCTGTGAGCTGAAAATCAGTTGAGAAATGAAGTAACTGCTTGTTTGTACCCGCgcaaatacaaaaacaaattcaattcttctttatttaaccGTCCGTTCAGATTCCATTTTCAAATCTATTCGTTTCTGTTTTATGCGACTTACTAAGacttctactccctccgtttccgCTATAGTTAGACacacaatttaagaaaaattgtgttaagtgaattaagtaaaataaatgatactctctctgtcccattagaaattaaacgttttcatttttgggttgtcccaataaaaatggaacgtttcctaaaatggaaacaacactatctctactttttttttctctcttactttactctctcttcattaactaactaaacaacactgcataaaatctagTGCCGGAAActaaatgttgcatatttattagaacggagggagtatataagtaGGTAATGAAAATGGTAGACAGATGAAAAGATAATAACGTAAgtgagagtaaagtaagaaggGCATGGAAACAATTGGTTTGAAGGACAGCCTCCCTCTTCGGAGGGCggaataaatgaataaagcCCATGCCACCTGAATAGAGTTTCAAAGAACGTCAAGCTAAAGACGTAAAACAAGTCCGTATTGGAAGACAACCCCACATTggtatcatttatttttgttttttcagttttattttagttcaagttttgttctacttttttttttttataatgaataaataagTTGAATAAAAAGACAAATGTTTCATACAACATACACTCGGGCTTACCCGAGGGAACATCAAATGGAAGAAAACGCTAAGTCTAGCAAAAGACTAGCAAAAACATACAAGAAGAGATCACTGTCAACATCATGAACTATCCATCTAAACCCAGAGTGGGCAGCCTTGTTAAAACCCCTTGAGTGGAAAACCCAGTGGGATAAAACTCCCCAAGGGAAAAAAGAGTATTGATAACTCATGATGCGCCTACAAAACAGGTCCAAAACTCCCAACAGACAATGCTCCATAATCATCGGTCTGGAAGATGTAGTATCACTTGATCTTGAGGAAACCGAGAGTAGAGGAGGCTGTATGTGGCCTCCTTGAAATGGAAGATCACCCGAGTCACGTCCCAAGCTTTACCATCGAAAATAACAGCATTACGCGCCTTCCAAATAAGGAAAACCGTGTCCACAAGGGCTATCCGTTTAGCCACTTGAATAATTGCCAAGCCTCTCGAGTGGCGCCTAGCCCATTTGATGATACTCTTAATAGTTGTGG
The genomic region above belongs to Salvia hispanica cultivar TCC Black 2014 chromosome 3, UniMelb_Shisp_WGS_1.0, whole genome shotgun sequence and contains:
- the LOC125210576 gene encoding probable serine/threonine-protein kinase CST produces the protein MGNCFGSQPAADPILFPAINNSSGPSTQATSVNHSNGGTTDSSRGFSQISNGVSDDGGVVNGEILPTPNVKVYSFDDLRTATKNFRGDMKLGVGGFGTVYKGFVDQHTLLPSRQGTGMSVAIKKLNQESTQGFDEWQAEVDF
- the LOC125210577 gene encoding ubiquitin domain-containing protein DSK2a-like; this translates as MASCSYSHRDRDDEVTVKIRGAGESKIFIRAKLNTSVRDFKSIVSRECGVSAKRLIHKGREMKDNQTLSCYGLEDNQTVYVVRGSAPEDPILDSGLDILREGLRKIVDDAILVRYMFYIPVIRDLFNDPQSVCNMLMRTQDLSDILAHNPEVAFILNDPTTLRTILDAALDFNIMHGMIREAMDEANNIRLGNVFKAILAVCCREDRKRSDGWTGEGEVTSVGTLEKLIDMFLDLATHAGVIPQTASATPQAVGRTAGVLDLEGLPVSILAITNSSGFPESPMVDEAIQHMLRNPRFLIQFFGFTPRLRSVLASNPRIRNVMLNSEFSQQLATRPVVNALLIYHNVLNTEAFIDEIAGRDQISAGVTLQRLIYLFGNLAICAGMLPTFPRRPGCEYQHQYGTQLARLQEMGFSDTLQNILALIVAAGNLQLAVECLQHIRVREDREAIGLEEEREGVLCRGDALTVHLGVDENCGVWVGGEVSDEGVVGVDIGAANAVEDGEGVGAG